In one window of Vibrio sp. DW001 DNA:
- a CDS encoding NADH:ubiquinone reductase (Na(+)-transporting) subunit B: protein MLKKIIEDIEPYFEAGGKYEKWYPLYEATATLFYTPGTVTQRSSHVRDSVDLKRIMIMVWFAVFPAMFWGMYNSGHQAIVALNHMYEGAQLAEVISGNWHYWLTEAIAGSLGADAGWGTKMLLGASYFLPIYGIVFAVGGFWEVLFCIVRKHEVNEGFFVTSILFALIVPPTLPLWQAALGITFGVVVAKEIFGGTGRNFLNPALAGRAFLFFAYPAQISGDAVWTAADGFSGATALSQWAHGGSGALIHNVTGEPISWMNAFLGNIPGSIGEVSTLALMLGAALIVYMGIASWRIIAGVMIGMIATSFLFNVIGSDTNAMFAMPWHWHLVLGGFAFGMFFMATDPVSASFTDKGKWAYGILIGLMCVLVRVVNPAYPEGMMLAILFANLFAPLFDYFVIEKNVKRRQARYGK from the coding sequence GCGACAGCAACACTTTTCTATACTCCAGGTACGGTAACCCAACGTAGTTCTCACGTTCGTGATAGCGTTGATTTGAAACGTATCATGATCATGGTGTGGTTTGCTGTATTCCCCGCTATGTTCTGGGGAATGTACAACTCTGGACATCAAGCTATTGTTGCCCTAAACCATATGTACGAAGGTGCTCAACTTGCAGAAGTAATATCTGGAAACTGGCACTACTGGTTGACAGAAGCCATCGCCGGCAGCCTTGGGGCTGATGCGGGGTGGGGTACTAAGATGCTTCTTGGTGCGTCATACTTCTTACCTATTTATGGCATAGTCTTCGCCGTAGGTGGTTTTTGGGAAGTACTTTTCTGTATCGTTCGCAAACATGAAGTAAATGAAGGGTTCTTTGTCACTTCTATTTTGTTTGCTCTGATTGTTCCGCCGACGCTTCCACTTTGGCAAGCGGCACTAGGTATTACTTTTGGTGTTGTTGTTGCTAAAGAAATATTTGGTGGTACGGGTCGTAACTTCCTTAACCCTGCACTGGCTGGTCGTGCTTTCCTATTCTTCGCTTATCCTGCTCAAATTTCAGGTGATGCGGTTTGGACTGCTGCGGATGGCTTTTCTGGTGCGACGGCGCTAAGCCAATGGGCACATGGTGGTTCTGGTGCACTTATACACAATGTAACTGGCGAACCTATCTCTTGGATGAACGCATTCTTAGGGAATATTCCAGGTTCTATCGGTGAGGTTTCAACGCTAGCATTAATGTTAGGCGCTGCATTGATTGTGTATATGGGTATTGCCTCATGGCGTATCATTGCAGGTGTAATGATCGGCATGATAGCGACTTCATTCCTATTTAACGTAATTGGCTCTGATACAAACGCAATGTTTGCAATGCCTTGGCACTGGCACCTAGTACTTGGTGGTTTTGCATTTGGTATGTTCTTCATGGCGACAGATCCAGTTTCAGCTTCGTTTACCGACAAAGGTAAATGGGCTTACGGCATTCTTATCGGTCTGATGTGTGTGCTTGTTCGAGTAGTCAACCCAGCGTACCCAGAAGGTATGATGCTGGCGATTCTATTTGCTAACTTGTTTGCACCACTTTTCGATTATTTTGTCATCGAGAAAAACGTTAAGCGGAGGCAAGCACGCTATGGCAAGTAA